Within the Pseudomonas sp. SL4(2022) genome, the region TAGAAGTGAAATTATAAGCGTGACACCACTAAGGCTCTCGGATAACACCGCAGCATTTAAAATTAGCGTTACAAGGGTAATGAAAATTGCAAAGAAGTATCGAGTCATATTATTTTTGCATAACGTTTAAGCTAAGGGGCGGGCTTTAGCCCGTCCCAGCGAACGAAGTGAGCGATTTGAGCGCATTGTTAGGCCGTTTGAAGTTTTTGTAGGAGTTTATGACCCTCGGGCCAGGCACCCAAACCGCTAGAGCTATTGATATGACCGGCCTCACCGATGTTAACAAGATCACTACCCCATATCGAAGCGCACTCTTCAGCGTACGAGATACCACCGTAGGGATCATTGGTGCTTGCGACAATAATAGATTTGAAAGGCAAGCGCTGGATTGGCAATGGCTCGAACCCTGCTGCTTGAGTTGGAAATATTGGATTTTTGGGATTTGGTACAGCGACTAGTAAAGCAGCTTTGATTTGTAGATTTGTTTTTACCGCCCAGTGCGCGACGAGCAGACATGCCAAACTATGAGCTACCAGAATAGTGCTTGGGCCAGCAGATCTAACGCTTTCTTCAAGAGATTCGACCCATTCTGAGCAGTTTGGATTGTCCCAGCTTAATTGATTGACGCGAATATAATTATTATTAAGTTGTTCCCAGCGACTTTGCCAGTGTTCTGGCCCCGAATTTCCAATGCCTGGTAGCGTGAGTACTTTCATGTTGGCGAATCTCCTTTTCGCAAAGGCCTAACGTTGGAGCTAAGGGGCGAATTTGGCGAAGCCAAAGACGTCCCACTTGAGCGACTTGTTAGAGTGCATAGCTCTTGCACTCACGATAAAGGCTCTGCATGCGCTTGTTGCCCTCTGTTTTTGGTTGAAGGCCGCGAGTAAGCATGATCTTAAGCAAGGGGCGCGCGATGCCGACAGAATAACGCCCCTTTTGAAAAGGGAACTCCTCTACTACCCAAGTGAAGCCAGCGGACCTGCAGAGGATCTCTCCGTAGTAGAAGCCAATAGCATGAGGAATTGAATAGCTACCGGCCCCAATCTCTGGAGAGCCAGACTCAATAAACCACTTTTCCAGTGCTTTTAAGCTTTCTGGGGTGAAGTCTAGATTGAGGGCGGTGCCCAGCTCCGCAATAAATGCGGATAGAGTTGCATCTTTGAGCTTGAACAAGCTTTCTTGTGCTTGGTTAATGCTCTGGAAGGCAGGCAATTCCTGAGCATGTTGCAATGCGGCATTCATTCCTTGGCGCGACATTTACTTGCACTCTAACGTTTGGTTAAGGGGCCGCGGAACGCGGTCCCAAGCGAGCGGAGCGAGCGACTTGAACCAATTGTTAGGCTGGCTCCGCGCGCGACCTGCTTCGGATGCTTAAAAATGAAGAGGCTACCGAGGCTAGAAAGATAAAAGGGAATATATAGGCAGTTGCTTCAAGATAAAAATACAAGACTTGAGGGTGGCTAAATGCGTATAGAGAGCCTTCCCATGAATCCTCTATCTCTTTTTGGGGAGCGCTTGATATTAATTTTTCAAGCTCTTCTGTAGTGGAGTTTTCTAACTGCTCTTCTGAAATTGCGGAAAGGTCCATAACGACTTCGCCTTCCTCTGGCGCCGAAGACTGCATTGTTAAGCCTGGAGCAACTAGAGAGAGCAAAAGGCTGATTATGGTGCATCTTAAAAGGTCAAGAGCTTTCAAAGGTTCTTCCTTGTGGCCTAACGTTTGGTTAAGGGGCCGGCTTTAGCCGGTCCCGAGTGAGCGGAGCG harbors:
- a CDS encoding RBBP9/YdeN family alpha/beta hydrolase, whose protein sequence is MKVLTLPGIGNSGPEHWQSRWEQLNNNYIRVNQLSWDNPNCSEWVESLEESVRSAGPSTILVAHSLACLLVAHWAVKTNLQIKAALLVAVPNPKNPIFPTQAAGFEPLPIQRLPFKSIIVASTNDPYGGISYAEECASIWGSDLVNIGEAGHINSSSGLGAWPEGHKLLQKLQTA